The Raphanus sativus cultivar WK10039 chromosome 2, ASM80110v3, whole genome shotgun sequence genome includes a region encoding these proteins:
- the LOC108821888 gene encoding aldehyde oxidase GLOX1-like: MSIERSNLRWKRPVWLGWLSSSDGNLFVFANNKAVLLDYDKNSIVKTYPKIPGGDPRSYPSTGSAVLLPIKSLEEEVIEMEVLVCGGAPKGSYLLALYKNTFVKALDTCARIKINDDDPKWVLEKMPRSRVMGDMVLLPNGHVLLINGGSSGSAGWELGREPVLNPDVYHPDKPAGSRFQVQSPSNIPRMYHSTAGLLRDGRVLVGGSNPHQFYNFTDVLFPTELRLEAFSPSYLESRYWTIRPRIMSPTSQSTVSYGGVLTLRFMVFGIGRVHGPVKVTMVFPSFTSHSFSMSQRLLVLDHVELVRIGVWTYEVSVKAPKSKNLAPPGYYMAFVVNQDIPSEGVWVRLQ; the protein is encoded by the exons ATGTCAATTGAGCGGTCTAATTTGAGGTGGAAGCGTCCGGTTTGGTTAGGCTGGTTAAGCTCAAG CGACGGGAACTTATTCGTATTCGCTAACAACAAAGCCGTTTTGCTAGATTATGATAAGAACAGTATCGTTAAAACGTATCCGAAGATCCCTGGAGGCGATCCGAGAAGCTATCCGAGCACTGGCTCAGCTGTTCTTCTCCCCATCAAGAGCCTTGAAGAAGAAGTTATCGAGATGGAGGTTCTGGTGTGCGGCGGTGCACCGAAAGGATCGTACCTCCTCGCTTTATATAAAAACACTTTCGTCAAAGCTCTTGACACGTGTGCGAGAATCAAGATCAATGATGATGATCCCAAATGGGTTCTCGAGAAGATGCCTAGGTCGAGAGTAATGGGTGACATGGTCCTTTTACCTAACGGACATGTTCTGTTAATTAACGGCGGTTCGTCAGGCTCTGCTGGTTGGGAGCTAGGTCGTGAACCGGTTTTGAACCCTGATGTTTATCATCCCGATAAACCGGCCGGTTCGAGATTTCAAGTTCAGAGCCCTAGTAATATACCGAGAATGTACCATTCAACCGCCGGTTTACTCCGTGACGGTAGAGTTCTAGTAGGAGGAAGCAATCCGCACCAGTTTTATAATTTCACCGACGTGCTTTTCCCGACGGAGCTGAGGTTAGAGGCTTTCTCTCCGTCGTATTTGGAGTCTCGGTATTGGACTATACGTCCGAGGATCATGAGTCCTACGTCACAGTCTACGGTTAGCTACGGTGGAGTCTTGACGCTGAGGTTTATGGTATTCGGTATAGGAAGAGTGCATGGTCCGGTTAAGGTGACGATGGTGTTTCCTTCGTTTACTTCTCATTCCTTCTCGATGAGTCAGAGGCTTTTGGTTCTTGATCATGTTGAGTTAGTGAGGATAGGAGTGTGGACTTATGAGGTTAGTGTTAAGGCACCAAAGTCTAAGAACCTTGCACCGCCCGGTTATTACATGGCTTTTGTGGTGAACCAAGATATACCTAGTGAAGGTGTTTGGGTGAGGTTGCAGTGA
- the LOC108821897 gene encoding histone H3.3: MARTKQTARKSTGGKAPRKQLATKAARKSAPTTGGVKKPHRYRPGTVALREIRKYQKSTELLIRKLPFQRLVREIAQDFKTDLRFQSHAVLALQEAAEAYLVGLFEDTNLCAIHAKRVTIMPKDIQLARRIRGERA; the protein is encoded by the exons atgGCTCGTACGAAGCAGACCGCTAGAAAATCAACCGGAGGAAAAGCTCCCAGGAAGCAGCTCGCCACCaag GCGGCGAGGAAATCGGCGCCGACCACCGGAGGTGTCAAGAAGCCTCACCGTTACCGTCCCGGAACCGTCGCTCTCCG TGAGATTCGTAAGTACCAGAAGAGCACTGAGTTGTTGATCCGTAAGCTTCCGTTTCAGCGTCTTGTTCGTGAAATCGCACAGGACTTCAAG ACGGATCTGAGGTTCCAGAGCCACGCGGTGTTGGCGCTTCAGGAAGCAGCGGAGGCGTATCTGGTGGGTTTGTTTGAAGACACGAATCTGTGTGCTATTCACGCCAAGAGAGTCACCATCATGCCTAAGGATATTCAGTTGGCTAGGCGTATTCGTGGAGAGCGTGCTTAG
- the LOC108839877 gene encoding protein SMALL AUXIN UP-REGULATED RNA 12 gives MVGGLEKCSKIRHIVRLRQLLRRWRDQARMSSFSRSVPSDVPPGHVAVYVGTSRRRFVVRATYLNHPVLRNLLVQAEEEFGFVNQGPLVFPCEESVFEESVRFISCSGSTRSRGFTCTDVFKKNCHVEIRSKRDLWIESRPLLHGVSDKAIW, from the coding sequence ATGGTTGGAGGTCTCGAAAAATGCAGTAAGATCCGTCACATTGTGAGGCTAAGACAGTTGCTCCGACGCTGGCGCGACCAAGCACGAATGTCTTCTTTCAGCCGAAGCGTCCCGTCAGATGTACCGCCAGGACATGTTGCTGTCTACGTGGGGACCAGCCGCAGAAGATTTGTCGTGCGCGCCACATATCTAAACCATCCTGTCCTAAGGAATCTTCTGGTTCAAGCCGAGGAAGAGTTCGGTTTTGTGAACCAAGGACCGTTGGTTTTCCCTTGTGAAGAATCGGTTTTCGAGGAATCGGTTCGGTTTATATCTTGCTCTGGTTCGACCCGGTCAAGAGGGTTTACATGCACCGACGTTTTCAAGAAGAACTGCCACGTGGAGATCAGAAGCAAGCGTGATCTGTGGATCGAATCTCGGCCGTTGCTTCACGGCGTCTCCGACAAAGCAATATGGTGA